A DNA window from Drosophila virilis strain 15010-1051.87 chromosome 4, Dvir_AGI_RSII-ME, whole genome shotgun sequence contains the following coding sequences:
- the LOC6629020 gene encoding pneumococcal serine-rich repeat protein, with product MAKLSRRAPSSAATPSTATATTAAAAATATTTTTTGPIGTITARETAASHARGSGQPQQLQRITRAYKNNNNHRNPQLAAFVDPDANGGVHEPFAASPAPPAYSNQNSNTAATSSSSSSSATSATRKPAPATPKPYLPLLPPGERNLTDAENAAERARIREEFFATYDVMTGVRIAATLGGFFGLMVFLIVWKSRSSSNETLKVLKDPKMAAVAAVCMQEEEERELQEAIVATGMSIYPDEYDALVYRRQRMLSLGNVSAPPLLNRGYRCASVGGVGVPGPVGYSYLLEPPRRFSYSAMSPGGGAAGAHGRRKSGSESSRIFSNYPMGGSFGTDDYFMETEDELEHEEYMQHDAQNDEQEQLHKRTDSTRSKQGFLSVPMAGQDSRRSSAMTCCSTDSSYLERRTSAYTLGMSNLPPTLQRKLSTASRTSSIENWDYYYPDIQVIQPTPKASPCPSERSIHEPATHNQAPAKSTPLGLSAPSIKRKHSIVSYDPESAQAGRKQQIHSISADTVDVYPYNQSTLSESVDLTLPLAKTLQSAPPVSQHQQQAFHFCDSPSEELRLGVRRKLTLVELQRNVESNNNSYPYTPNAAAPGNATSSSISVDSTPISLDRLNGGGGSASGSLGTISAKLLHNALVNEGKRAPLASLSSFKISSLECPDSELRSLDEDSVFGLEESAADTDDDMQQLSSDSEEHNLALAAAQATQPLPQPQAQMVLPIKRLSLSAVPMMGARPRRPLLQRHRTISASASDRAAMAPPLETHFGAVIYSPPQRRAQLLQQHSDPQTTTTTTTTTTTTTEEDTCSTLNTELGMMDAVAGASGSSPSGCGGESATQTQYSSLNTVISVGHSTSPSPQMDNNYVCSSGQFQATNLSLAASQGAAVTVPQQQAQLPSNSRLGHDPCASSISDSVIATSRPQSICMPSTLKELILRGGAGGGGGASKSAHNLNQHSSETTATPAVMLELPLIRLPTDEDDDEEELELGEHGADGLSVEEERDPSLPGTTRKWSKETLF from the exons ATGGCCAAACTTTCACGACGTGCTCCGTCGTCTGCAGCAACGccgtcaacagcaacagcaacaacagcagcagcagcagcaactgcaacaacaacaacaacaacaggcccAATTGGCACAATAACAGCACGAGAAACAGCAGCTAGTCATGCCCGCGGCTCAGGCCAGCCACAACAACTGCAACGCATCACGCGCGCATacaagaacaataacaaccaTAGGAACCCTCAACTGGCCGCCTTTGTTGATCCGGACGCAAATGGTGGTGTACACGAACCGTTCGCAGCATCACCGGCACCGCCGGCGTACTCTAATCAGAACAGCAACACTGCCGCCACCAGCtcctcatcctcctcctccgcGACAAGTGCAACACGTAAGCCCGCTCCAGCCACACCCAAGCCCTATTTGCCATTACTGCCGCCCGGCGAACGCAATCTGACCGATGCAGAAAATGCCGCCGAACGGGCGCGCATACGTGAGGAATTCTTTGCCACCTACGACGTGATGACGGGTGTGCGCATTGCGGCCACGCTGGGCGGTTTCTTTGGTCTGATGGTGTTTCTCATTGTGTGGAAGAGCCGCAGCAGTAGCAATGAGACGCTCAAGGTGCTTAAAGATCCCAAAATGGCAGCGGTGGCCGCTGTTTGCAtgcaggaggaggaggagcgtGAACTGCAGGAGGCAATTGTTGCCACGGGCATGTCCATCTACCCGGACGAGTATGATGCACTGGTATATAGACGCCAGCGCATGCTCTCCCTGGGCAATGTAAGCGCGCCACCGCTGCTCAATCGCGGCTATCGCTGCGCATCCGTGG GTGGCGTTGGTGTGCCCGGACCGGTGGGCTATAGCTATCTGCTGGAGCCACCGCGTCGCTTTTCCTATTCGGCCATGTCGCCCGGCGGCGGTGCTGCTGGTGCGCACGGACGCCGCAAAAGCGGCTCAGAATCTTCGCGCATCTTTAGCAATTATCCAATGGGCGGCAGCTTTGGCACTGACGATTACTTTATGGAAACCGAGGACGAACTGGAGCACGAGGAGTATATGCAGCATGATGCACAGAACGACGAACAGGAGCAGCTGCACAAACGCACAGATTCCACACGCAGCAAACAGGGGTTTCTGTCCGTGCCGATGGCG GGTCAGGATTCGCGTCGCAGCAGCGCGATGACTTGTTGCAGCACGGATAGCTCCTACCTGGAGCGTCGCACCTCGGCCTATACGCTGGGCATGAGCAATCTGCCGCCGACGCTGCAGCGTAAATTGTCGACGGCATCGCGCACTTCGAGCATAGAGAACTGGGACTACTATTATCCGGACATACAGGTGATACAGCCGACGCCGAAGGCCTCGCCGTGTCCATCGGAGCGCAGCATACATGAGCCCGCCACGCACAATCAGGCGCCAGCGAAGAGCACACCACTTGGTTTGAGCGCGCCCAGCATCAAGCGCAAGCACAGCATTGTCTCGTATGATCCGGAGAGCGCACAGGCCGGACGCAAGCAGCAGATTCACTCGATCAGCGCGGACACAGTGGACGTTTATCCCTATAATCAGAGCACGCTGTCGGAAAGCGTGGACCTGACACTGCCGCTGGCCAAGACGCTGCAATCGGCGCCGCCCGTCAgtcagcaccagcagcaggccTTTCATTTCTGCGACTCGCCCTCGGAGGAGCTGCGTCTGGGCGTGCGTCGCAAGCTGACGCTGGTCGAGCTGCAGCGGAACGtggagagcaacaacaacagctatcCGTACACACCAAATGCGGCTGCACCGGGCAATGCCACCTCCAGCAGCATCAGTGTGGACAGCACGCCAATTAGTCTGGATCGGCTGAacggtggcggcggcagcgccagTGGTAGCCTGGGCACCATATCGGCCAAGCTGCTGCACAATGCGCTGGTGAATGAGGGCAAGCGTGCGCCGCTTGCCTCGTTAAGTTCCTTTAAGATCTCCTCGCTGGAATGCCCAGACTCAGAGCTCCGCTCACTGGACGAGGACTCGGTGTTCGGGCTGGAGGAGAGCGCCGCCGACACAGACGATGATATGCAGCAGCTGAGCAGCGACAGTGAGGAGCACAATCTGGCGCTGGCCGCGGCCCAGGCGACGCAACCGCTGCCACAGCCACAGGCACAGATGGTGTTACCCATCAAGCGACTCAGCCTGAGCGCTGTGCCCATGATGGGCGCACGTCCCAGACGTCCGCTACTGCAGCGTCATCGCACCATTAGCGCTTCCGCCAGTGATCGGGCCGCCATGGCGCCGCCACTGGAAACGCATTTCGGTGCTGTCATTTACAGTCCGCCGCAGCGTCGggcacagctgctgcagcagcacagcgATCCGcagacgacaacgacgacaacaacgacaaccacCACAACCACTGAGGAGGACACATGCTCCACGCTGAACACTGAGCTGGGCATGATGGATGCGGTGGCTGGTGCTTCCGGTTCGAGTCCCTCTGGCTGTGGCGGCGAATCGGCGACACAAACGCAATACAGCAGCCTCAATACGGTCATCAGTGTGGGTCACTCCACCAGTCCAAGTCCACAGATGGACAATAATTATGTGTGTTCCAGTGGCCAGTTCCAGGCCACAAATCTATCGCTTGCCGCTAGCCAGGGAGCAGCAGTAACAGTTCCACAGCAACAAGCACAACTGCCATCCAACAGTAGACTGGGCCACGATCCGTGCGCCTCCTCCATATCGGACTCAGTGATAGCCACCAGTAGGCCGCAAAGCATATGCATGCCCTCAACGCTCAAGGAGCT